DNA sequence from the Oncorhynchus tshawytscha isolate Ot180627B unplaced genomic scaffold, Otsh_v2.0 Un_contig_10316_pilon_pilon, whole genome shotgun sequence genome:
ggagtggaccaaaggagtggaccaaaggagtggaccaaaggagtggaccaaaggagtggaccaaagtgcagcgtggaaagtgttcgtgatttttattatttaaaaaaaaaacactcaaacaaaataacttgaaagcaaacagttctgtcaggtaacacactaaacagaaaacaacaccccacaaaacccaaacggaaaTTCACTACttatatatatgatccccaatcagagacaacgatagacagctgcctctgattgggaaccacacatggcaaaaacaacaaagaaatagaaaacatagattttcccaccagagtcacaccctgacccaaccaaacatagagaataaataaggatctctgaggtcagggcgtgacacaaataGACATTAAGGACAGGGTCAAGCTGTTCATCACCTAAACAGCTCCATAGAATAGAAGGACAGGGTCAAGCTGCTCATCACCTAAACAGCTCCATTAGAATAGAAGGACAGGGTCAAGCTGCTCATCACCTAAACAGCTCCATAGAATGGAATGACAGGGTCAAGCTGCTCATCACCTAAACAGCTCCATAGAATAGAAGGACAGGGTCAAGCTGCTCATCACCTAAACAGCTCAATAGAATAGAAGGACAGGGTCAAGCTGCTCATCACCTAAACAGCTCCATAGAATAGAAGGACAGGGTCAAGCTGCTCATCACCTAAACAGCTTCATATAGAATAGAAGGACAGGGTCAAGCTGCTCATCACCTAAACAGCTCCATAGAATAGAAGGACAGGGTCAAGCTGCTCATCACCTAAACAAACTGCAGGTGATGatggtcacacacaaacacaggagcCAGTTAATAGAATACCCGGGTTTGAAGGACAGGGTCAAGCTGCTCATAACACCTAAACAGCTCCATAAGAATAGGATCCCAGGGTCAAGCTGCTCATCACCTAAACAGCTAACTACATAGAATCACCCCAGGTGTACTCCTAACACTAACTCAAGGTGCTCATCACCTAAACAGCTCCTAACTACTAAATACTAGTAAGGACCCCAGGGTACTCCTCTAACTACACTAGTAACTCACCCCAGGTGTACTCCTCTAACTCCTAACTATACTAGTAACTCACCCCAGGTGCTCTAACTACTAACTATACTAGTAAACAGCTCCATACTAAATACTAGTAGCTCACCCCAGGTGTACTCCTCTAACTACACTAGTAACTCAGGTGTACTCCTCTAACTACTAACTATACTGCTCATCTAACTACTAAATACAGTAGCTCACCCCAGGTGTACTCCTCTAACTACTAACTATACTAGGGTCACCCCAACTCACTACTAACCTAGTAACTCACCCCAGCTCCATAGAACTACAAGTAACTCACCCCAGGTGTACTCCTCTAACTACACTAGTAACTCACCCCAGGTGTACTCTAACTACTCACCTAAACAGCTAACCATTAGAACTCACCCCCAGGGTAACTACTAACTGCTCACCCCAGGTGTACTCACCTAACTACATTAGTAACTCACCCCAGGTGTAGGTCTTCAGATTCTTCAGGTGGCGGACTCTGCAGGGTAACTACACTAGTAACTCACCCCAGGTGTACTCCTCTAACTACACTAGTAactcaccccaggtgagtaactCACCCCAGGTGTAATTTACTAGTAACTCACCCCAGGTGTACTCCTCTAACTACACTAGTAACTCACCCCAGGTTTACTCCTCTAACTACACTAGTAACTCACCCCAGGTGTACTCCTCTAACTACACTAACTCAGGTGTACTCCTCTAACTACTAACTATACTAGTAACTCACCCCAGGTGTACTCCTCTAACTACACTAGTAACTCACCCCAGGTGTACTCCTCTAACTAACTAGTAACTAACTCACCCCAGGTGTACTCCTCTAACTACACTAGTAACTCACCCCCAGATTCTTCAGGTGTACTCTAACTACACTAGTAACTCACCCCAGGTGTACTAACTACACTAGTAACTCACCCCAGGTTTACTCCTCTAACTACACTAGTAACTCACCCCAGGTGTACTCCTCTAACTACACTAGTAACTCACCCCAGGTGTACTCCTCTAACTACTAACTATACTAGTAACTCACCCCAGGTGTACCCCTCCTCTAACTACACTAGTAACTCACCCCAGGTGTACTCCTCTAACTACACTAGTAACTCACCCCAGGTGTAGGTCCTCTAACTACTACACTAGTAACTCACCCCAGGTGTAACTCCTACTAACTACTCAACCCCAGGTGTAGGTCTTAACTCACCCCAGGTGTACTACTCCTCTAACTACACTAGTAACTCACCCCAGGTGTAGGTCTTCAGATCCTTCAGGTGACGGACTCTGCAGGTGTACTCCTCTCCGCTGGCTGGTGTGAATCCAACACTCTTGGTGAGGTGGAACTGCCATCCCTGTTCGAAGGCCAGGTCTGTCTGCTTGGCGTCGGGGATCTCCATGCCGTTCTTCAGGAGCTGGATGCTGATGTCAGGGGGGTGGAAGCCACTCACGTGACAGATCAGGGTGTTGTCCTTCCCATGTTGCCCTGGGTTACGGCTGTACACCTGCACCTTGGGGGGAgctacagggggaggagggaatgGTACAGTCAGGCAGGTCACATgattttacatgaatttttcAACATTCTAAACTTCAATAGCTccctggtcatgtgacctactgacttcaaacaaggttcagaatgtcctcTGACTATACCTTCATATCTCACACTCTGATGTTTGTCTACTTTCGTCTCACATGCTATTAGACTTAAATCTGTAAGCTCTTGCAGGCCTTCATTTTACATgggtgtttaaaaaaatgtttttgaagttAAACAAAATGTTCCAGCCTCCCAATAACTATCTTTCACCTGGACACTGAAAAGATCCGCAAATGGTTGTATGGCTCTGTCACTCTCAGACATGCGCAGAGCAGACAGAAAAGGGGAAGAGTAGCTCTTGACTTGAACCACAGGGGTTTCTCTGTAAATAGAGAGTAATCCTAAAGCCACagacacaccccttgactttcaatTGGCACCCTTGACCTGTATGTATTCTCTCCTGATTGGTCTCTGTGGTGCTTAGCCAATGGGAAGTCCATCTCTCCTGATTGGTCCCTGTGGTGCTTAGCCAATGGGAACTCCATCTCTCCTGATTGGTCCCTGTGGTGCTTAGCCAATGGGAACTCCATCTCTCCTGATTGGTCTCTGTGGTGCTTAGCCAATGGGAACTCCATCTCTCCTGATTGGTCTCTGTGGTGCTTAGCCAATGGGAACTCCATCTCTCCTGATTGGTCTCTGTGGTGCTTAGCCAATGGGAACTCCATCTCTCCTGATTGGTCTCTGTGGTGCTTAGCCAATGGGAACTCCATCTCTCCTGATTGGTCCCTGTGGTGCTTAGCCAATGGGAACTCCATCTCTCCTGATTGGTCCCTGTGGTGCTTAGCCAATGGGAACTCCATCTCTCCTGATTGGTCTCTGTGGTGCTTAGCCAATGGGAACTCCATCTCTCCTGATTGGTCCCTGTGGTGCTTAGCCAATGGGCACTCTGTTGCCGGCCCCATCATAAAGGTTTTTACACAGCCTGTCAGTCTGACTGACGTGCCAGAGGTACGAGGATACACCTCCTCCTTTGTATTTATGGGTAACAAATATTTCCAAACACTTTGGATCCTATTCTTGGACAGTTAGAAGACACAATGCATCAATGCAAcaacattttgggggggggggatgaaACTGTCACTTCATATTTTTTTTCTTAAAGTCTACAAACGCTCTACATTTATTCACTCTGTGAGGGTTGGATCCTAtatgctatttatttattttttgtcctGTAAATAGTTCAGTGCCTATAATTTAGGCTTTGTGTAGAATGGGGGCATGAAGGAAATGACCTCTACTAGATTATAGTGATAAGGAAAACAGCATACAAATGTGGCTTGTGTATTCATTTGCCTATAAACTAATCAGACTTCCATTACGTTTACAATTCAAAAAAATAGAATACTGGGTGGACAggaagtggaaaggaaggggAAATAACTCTCATCATGCAGCAGGACACCTTCAGCTGTAATGCAGGTTTGATGGTTATATTTTATATAATGAATGGTTAGCTGTTATGTGACAATCAGGTCAAACACTCTTATTTTATTTCTTTAGGTGTAGATGGCTAAAGGAAGTTGCACAGAACTTCCCCAACATCCCAAATTGATATAAAaccttcacaaaaaaacacatggaGCAACTGCGAAAAGAAATGGCTGAGGATATACTAAACATGTCCGGTATGTAATGACAGTTAATCCAAAGTAAGTGTAAATTCTTTATTTTTATGGAGTTGTGTGGGACAGCCATGTGTTCAGTTCAGCCATGTGTTCAGTTCAGTCATGTGTTCAGTTCAGCCATGTGTTCAGTTCAGCCATGTGCTCAGTTCAGCCATGTGTTCAGTTCAGCCATGTGTTCAGTTCAGCCATGTGTTCAGTTCAGCCATGTGTTCAGTTCAGCCATGTGTTCAGTTCAGCCATGTGTTCAGTTCAGCCATGTGTTCAGTTCAGCCATGTTCAGCCATGTGTGTTCAGCCATGTGTTCAGTTCAGCCATGTGTTCAGTTCAGCCATGTGCTCAGTTCAGCCATGTGTTCAGTTCAGTCAGTTCAGCCATGTGTTCAGTTCAGCCATGTGTTTCAGTTCAGCCATGTGTTCAGTTCAGCCATGTGTTCAGTTCAGCCATGTGTTCAGTTCAGCCATGTGTTCAGTTCAGCCATGTGTTCAGTTCAGCCATGCCATGTTCAGTTCAGCCATGTGTTCAGTTCAGCCATGTGTTCAGTTCAGCCATGTGTTCAGTTCAGCCATGTGTTCAGTTCAGCCATCAGCCATGTTCAGTTCAGCCATGTGTTCAGTTCAGCCATGTGTTCAGTTCAGCCATGTGTTCAGTTCAGCCATGTGTTCAGTTCAGCCATGTGTTCAGTTCAGCCATGTGTTGTGTTCAGTTCAGCCATGTGTTCAGCCATGTGTTCAGTTCAGCCATGTGTTCAGTTCAGCCATGTGTTCAGTTCAGCCATGTGTTCAGTTCAGCCATGTGTTCAGTTCAGCCATGTGTTCAGTTCAGCCAGTTGTGTTCAGTTCAGCCATGTGTTCAGTTCAGCCATGTGTTCAGTTCAGCCATGTGTTCAGTTCAGTCATGTGTTCAGTTCAGCCATGTGTTCAGTTCAGCCATGTGTTCAGTTCAGCCATGTGCTCAGTTCAGGCCTATGATTTCAGAGTTCATGTGGCCCAAAGACTGACTGGGTTAGTAACTTTATTTAACATGTTTATAATCTTTTGACAACAGTGACGGCAACTAAGACAATTTATAATATAACACAATGGATGGCTAATTTGTCATTCATCGTTGATATTATTTATAACGTGTTgcactttgttttgttttagaTTGAATGTTTTGCCAACGGTGGTTCCATGTGCTGTAACTAGGAATGAAGATAAGAGTTCAACAGAGGTAAGAACACAAACAGGAAGTGTAGTCTTTGTTGTTGATAATGTCTGCTGTACctcatccacactgaagaggctttGACATGTACATCcaccagggttaatgtctgctgtaccccatccacactgaagaggctctgacatgtacatcaaccagggataatgtctgctctaccccatccacactgaagaggctctgacatgtacatccaccagggttaatgtctgctctaccccatccacactgaagaggctctgacatgtacatcaaccagggataatgtctgctctacctcatccacactgaagaggctttGACATGTACATCcaccagggttaatgtctgctgtaccccatccacactgaagaggctctgacatgtacatccaCCAGGgataatgtctgctctaccccatccacactgaagaggctctgacatgtacatccaccagggttaatgtctgctctaccccatccacactgaagaggctctgacatgtacatcaaccagggttaatgtctgctctaccccatccacactgaagaggctctgacatgtacatcaaccagggttaatgtctgctctaccccatccacactgaagaggctctgacatgtacatcaaccagggttaatgtctgctgtaccccatccacactgaagaggctctgacatgtacatcaaccagggttaatgtctgctctaccccatccacactgaagagtctctgacatgtacatcaaccagggataatgtctgctctaccccatccacactgaagaggctctgacatgtacatcaaccagggataatgtctgctctaccccatccacactgaagaggctctgacatgtacatcaaccagggataatgtctgctctaccccatccacactgaagaggctctgacatgtacatcaatcAGGgataatgtctgctctaccccatccacactgaagaggctctgacatgtacatcaaccagggttaatgtctgctgtacctcatccacactgaagaggctctgacatgtacatcaaccagggttaatgtctgctgtaccccatccacactgaagagtctccatccctgtccagtctacctcaccagatcactctccatccctgtccagtctacctcaccagctcactctccatccctgtccagtctacctcaccatctcactctccatccctgtccagtctacctcaccagctcactctccatccctgtccagtctacctcaccatctcactctccatccctgtccagtctacctcaccatctcactctccatccctgtccagtctacctcaccatctcactctccatccctgtccagtctacctcaccagctcactctccatccctgtccagtctacctcaccagctcactctccatccctgtcgtctacctcaccagctcactctccatccctgtccagtctacctcaccatctcactctccatccctgctttgGATAAATAACAACATGACTCTCGTACTTTGCCCTTTTCCTTTATGGTTGATATTAACGACAAAAGGAgatattatctgtctctctcctatcgTGTACCGCTGTTAAATACTgtggaaaaataaaaaacagggaATATAAGTACTTAAAAACTACAAAATACTATAGATAAATAATAAAGAAAAGGGTAAACCCAACACTGGACTGAACCCCCTAATTGTCAAAATAATAATCATGTACAACAATATAGAAGATACATGACCAGAGGTTATGCAATATGGGGGTATATCTACTGCACGCTTCTTAGGGACCAAGGAGTTATTGCAATTTAAAACTATGAAAAATGTACGTTGCACTGTGTGATTATAGAGTACACAAACAagagtgtgcaatatagaagggtagtcagtggacattctgaaccctGTTTGAAGTcattaggtcacatgaccaaggagatattgaaattcaaatgtaaaaaaaaaagtttgaactTTGTTTACGCTCCCTAACTAACTAGGACTACAACATTTTGctcacatttccacatgtttattagctTTGGAAAGCGAATTCATGTCAAAATCGTGAAAATAAGACCTGTGCAATGTTGTGCTGCAATTTtttccaacatcatgacacttatttggagtctgtggctcaagtggtttgaaagctaTTGAGGTTTGAAATCGCGAATATCCGTTGAATATCC
Encoded proteins:
- the LOC112239311 gene encoding beta-2-microglobulin-like translates to MKTVLSVIAFCVFLGFINAKESPPKVQVYSRNPGQHGKDNTLICHVSGFHPPDISIQLLKNGMEIPDAKQTDLAFEQGWQFHLTKSVGFTPASGEEYTCRVRHLKDLKTYTWEADM